The DNA window TCGTAGTCTCCAATAGAAAAAAATGTACTAGTAGCATCTATCGATCTATTGGGGGATGTGAAGTTGTGAACACTGAACAAAAACCCAAAGAACGCAATGAGAACGTTGGGCAAATGGTAGTGCAATGCACTCAATCGTATGGCCCATGGATAATAGAACTATATGTGCATGTCTCTTTCCATTGCCTGAACTTCTTTTCAAATCTTTTTGCTTTTGTATTTCACATTCCAAAACGGTTCAAATTAAAACGTGAAGGTTCCATGATTGGATCAGCCAACAACCACTAAAGAGAAAAAGGGAGGGGCATCGGTACTGTGAGCGAACATGGCGCCAGCTTCCATAGCTCTCTTATGGGAAGCCCAAtgatgcatgcatcatgcatgagcTATTCCAAAGGAGAAATGCTGGAGAGACTAGCAGATGGATGACACTGTTGTTTCTCATAATTACACAACTACACGAGATCCGATTGATATCCAAGCAACAATTGACATGGATGTAACACCACAATGCTGGTAATGTGAGAGTTAGCAAGGGCATATGATGTATTTTTGTTCATACGGCACCGTCATACTCCGTATTTGATGGTATTTCAGCGCCGACCGGCCTTGGCACCAACCGCGACGTTTACACCTGACGAACGAACCCACATTCGATTAGTTGACGGTTCACGATCCCGGTGAGCTCTGCAAGAATCAGTACAGGTCTTCGAGTGGAGCAGCTGGGTGTTGGAGTTGGGAGCTAGCGTCATTTTCTTCAGTGGAACGTGGCGTCAGAACTCTGAATGCGAGATGCTGTTTCATTAAGAGGTGATCGAACTTCCTCTTGACGATTGCGTCTTAACTCTTAACCCACCATTCAGCAATCTACATCACTACTAAGCTCTACCATTTCCGGGCCAAGTAGCATGTACGTGTCACGAGTTATGCCATTTCTTCAAGGAAAATATATGTGCCATTTCTTACATGAAAAAGTCcatacatactttttttttcctcactaACACTACATGTCATGATGTGAATACATCTTGTCTATAACTTCCATCTAGTTAAATCAAACAGCTCATATCATTGTTTGTAAAGAGTTATGTTAAAAAGAAAGTTAGTACGTATAGCAGTGCTCTTCTTACATTATTAGCATTTCCAGGGGCAATTGTTATCAGAAGAAGCAGCATTATCAGCCGAAGAACAagacaaaaaacaaaaagttcaagattTCTGCCGTCTTCTGCCCAAGGATGATTACAGTTTTAGTTGGAGGCCCACGACGTGCACAGCACGCTCAATGATCGAGAGCATCCTGTGCTCATGGGGTACAGGCATTCAGCCCAACCcacaacatatatttttcttttttcttttattcagTAGCAGCAGCTTGATGCATACACTACATTCTACAGGTACAAGTACAAGCTctcagaaaaaaagaacatagcGCAAGGCACTGTGTTGCAGGAATACACGGATCCATGTTCATGGCATTTTGATAGTAGTAACAGCACTGGGCACATCATCTTCTGAAGCGACTGATGAGATGACACGCTGGTGCTCACGTTCATAGCTGTCTGTATGTACAACATCAGCAGAACTCGACAGCTCCAAGCTTCCTATTTCTCAGGGGGTCTGCACAATATAAACACTCCAGGCTCAGAATTGTCTTccaatgaagtttttttttgacggaaaaaaaaaaacttcattgAAAGAATTGTCTTTCAATGAAGTTGAAGATAAGCAAAGCTTATTCCAGATGCAGTTTAGAATGTTAGATTTCATGTCCTGATCTCTTATAACTCCAGGTGCACACTGTATAGTGGGATAAGGTGTTTTGGGACATGAATTTGGAGTCTGGATCAGCAAGGGGCCTTGCCAGTTGCCACACAAAAAACAGTAATATCACATCAAGTTACCTCctcttttttatttggttgtaaATGCACGCTATTGGGCTACGTATCCACCAAGCTGAACAGTTCTGTACTGTTATGTCTACTTTAAAACACTTAACATAGTTTAGCATTTTTACAACAAACAACACTGTTGCAATGCCAGGTGCTGGTGCATATGGCAATTTTACTTAAGTCATATCACAAATGCACAACAATTGGAGTATAGGACAAGAGCTATCACTTACAGTAAATGCAAAATGGAGATCGAAAAGGCGGACTCTTTATAAAAAACATTATGATTGTTAACGGTGTTAGGTAAAATATAAAGAGAAAGTAGTGATAGTAAGCATTTTCTTGGAGAATGTGAAACAACTTACCCCTGCTAAAGTGATGCAAACAAATTAGCTTTCCTCTTCATCAGTTTGAGTAGCAACTTTTCTTGAACTCTCCACTGGATGAGAAAATTTCCCTTTAAACAGAAGTAATTAATCTGATTAGGAAGTATTCAACGTAATGCTACGTGTAGAGAAAAATCATTTAGGTTCCAATACTAAAGGTTCACAATGTACACACATGGAGAAGATATAAACTGAAAACCTGAAATCTACCCAACCCAGCCATAGGTAAACTCAGCCCATATACACAAAACTCCCCAAGCATGAGGCCCACCCAACAACTGCTGGTTCAAGACAATCTGAAACACATAATGTTAGCAACTCAGTATTTCTATCTATTCTAGACCATGCACAATTAGGGCATGAACACTCAATATTTGCAAGAAAACGAATCATATAGGGCATGAACAATTGAACCCAAACTATATATGTAGCAACACAGTCATAAATTCTAAAATCAGTTCAACCTAAACTTACCAACACAATGTTCTTTAGGCTCATTTTAACTCGTTAGTCATCGCGTACAGCCGTACAAACTATTAGAAAGTGCCTGTTATAAGTTCAATTCTGCCAAAACAACAAGCTGAGTGCTCCTGTTACTGAGGTAATTACAGAATCTACATTTGGAAGGAAGAAATTCTGATGCCTCATGATATGGTTATGTATAACTGACATTGAGATTAGTTAGTAACTCTCACAAACAAATACTAATGCAGAGAAATCCAGGTTTAGCATCTGCATGAATCAAGTGGATGGAAGATTTACTGGAACCTCTGTCTAAATTGTTTTGAATTAACTAGTACTAAAATAGTTGTGGATCAAATTTGCGAAGCCAAACTAGGTGTAGAGTTTTCTTCCTGTCAAGCTCATGAAGGAAAAGGAGTACTAGTAAGATGAACCAAAAACTATTAGAACCATGGTTCATACATGAAACTCCAAAGCCAAAATAAACTACTAAAATACAGTAATACTCTAATTTCAACCTGCAAATGAGGGGAAGGTAATCCATGTACAGTTGTTTCATACTTCAACTATTCACTATACTTTCAACCTAAACAATCATGAATCCCCAATGCTTCACCAATCAAACAAACACCCGCGGTTTGCTCCTAACCAAGGCTACTTACAGAAAAACAACGCAACAACTTCCATTTCGCAATCCAAACAAAATGCTAAATACCTTTACAACTTCCATTCCGCAATCCAGAAATGCTAATTGCCTAATTCGATCGAACTCAACTCACCTTCGACGAAGTAAGCCTCCGACGGCCACCCGCGCATGGTGGTGAGGCacatcatctcctcctccgtcatCGCCTCCGCGTTCCAGGCGGCGCCAATCGCGCTGCGGACGGCGGTGCCCacgaggtcggcggcgaccCCGCGCCGCATCTCCGGGACCCAGTAGGATCCTCCCGGCACGAAGGGGAGCCactccggcgccgcccgccgcacgAGTACCCCGTGGATGGCGTCCTCCAGTCGCCGCATCCCCATCTCCCGCGGCCCGAAGCCGCCCCCCTCGACGccggacgaggacgacgaggagggggcGTCCTCCGACGACAGGTCGATCTCGATGAACTCCACCTTCGATGAGACACCACGGACATGGAGGCGGCCGTAGGAGGGCACCGCGGCGGAGTCCGCGCGGGCCAAGGCTAGGGTTCGCGAGAGGAGGCGAGCCatggctgagagagagagagagagcgggagAAGCAGCCGCGGATGGAAGAGTCGAgacggagaagaggaggaagaagtagAAGAGACTCCCCTAACTATGTGCagtgtcactgacatgtgggtcatacaaaagtggggcccacaagtcagtgGAACAACTGCAGACCGCACAGAGTGAAGGGATCTGTTTCCcggaagaagacgaagaagataTATCGGGGGGGagatgggcccacatgtcagtgaccaaATGGATGGCGCTTGCTATGGCTGAAAGGGTGGTCCCACCGGTCAGTGGCTATTAGGGAGAAATTGGTCAAGCGACGTGAAAGTCTACCCGGCTCCCCTGATCGGACGGTCCGGGTTCTTCCAGTGACGTGGATTATGGAATCTGGGCCGTCCATCCACAGAAGAAGTGGATCCTTTGGGTGGGTCAGATCGAACCCGCAGAACACCGAGCTCGCTCTCGCGGCGTCTCCCATGGCGGAAGCCGACGCGCAAACCCAGAGCCGCGCCCactcctcgacggcggcgccggtggcgggtGAGACGGCCGGCGAACCAGTCGGGTTTCCCCAGGTTAGTGATCTTCTtcctttcccttttcttttctgtctgGGGTTCACCGCGTGGAACTGTAGTTGGGAAGACCGGTTCTTGTTCGATGGTGCCTAGATTTAGTGGGGATTcggggatggtggtggtggtggtggtggtgggagttGGGATTATATGACAGGTGATTTGATGGGATTTGTCGGAAAGGTGGGATATTTGGGGGTTCTTATGGGTGTTTTGGCTCGTCCAAGTTGGAAGTTTGGTCGAGGTTTTGATGCAGTTGGGTGCATAATTGTAAACCCCTTTTAGTCTCCGATTGTGTTAGATTCTTGCAACTCGGATCGGATCGTTTTGATGTAATTGGTAGAGGCTATTGTATCGGGGGAAAAATATTTGTGGTTATTGACTAGTATGATGATTATAGTCATgttgctgctgatgatgataatgCAGAATGGCGCTACAAATGGGGCTCCTTTGATGTTTCCGGTGATGTACCCTATGCTTATGACGGGTATGCATCCTCAGCAGAGCCTGGATGATCAGGCTCAGGGTCCAGGGATCTATGCCATACAGCAGAATCAATTCATGGGGAGTACTCTCATGCCACTCACTTACAGGATTCCAACGTAAGCTTTTTCCTCCTGATCCTGAGCAATCTGTTACGGCATACAAATTCACTGCCTAGAATCTCGAGCATTTGTTTCACATGCCTTCACCATAATCAACATAATAGTAGGGAGGAAATCTGGAACAAAATTAGAAAGGGTTTTGAGATCGGGAtgcctagtttttttttcggtAGGGCTTTTTGTAAGTAAAGTAAGAGCAGCGACTACTACAAACACAAAGCTCTTTTCACGGGTGACAATATCTTAAGGTTTTCATTAAATTATACTTCATCTACCTTATTGTCCTATTGGCAACCCATGAATTGACGAAAATATTCATGAGTTCCTTATATGTCATGCTGCTTTATCTATGAATTTACTTTGATTAATGCCCAACTCAGCAAATTTGTATACAGAAGCTCATGCGTCTGTGGTTATGAACCACAGCACATGCTGAAGAACTCCATTCATCTGCCTTATGTTATGAGATATGTTGATGCCAAAATGAGATATTGATGTTTAACCTTATTCCTCAAATGTAGATACATTCTTGCCTTCTATACGATGCCATGAACTTTCCATTACTATCTGACTTGGTTAATAATGAGTGACAGCTCAAAAGTTTAAATTTATTGCCCATGTTAGTGAATCCTAAAATCTACTCCGTACCTTTTTTGAGAGAACAACTAAACCTTTGCTGTTTCATAATATGTTTATTGCCTTATCATGCTGATTTGGGGGTTCCTAGAAATGGTGCAGAACATTATGTGCGTTCCACAAAGTTAGTAGTGAGTTTATTCTTTCCTTGCTTATACCATCCTTTGTATTGTTAGGGAAAGTGTCGGTGCTGTGGCTGGTGAAGAGCAAGCACAGGATGCTAGGCAACAACATGGCCCTCAGAGACAAGTTGTTGTGAGGAGGTTTCACTTTGCTTTTCAGCTTGACTTGGCCCTGATCATCAAGTTAGCAGCAGTTGTCTTTCTGTTTAGCCAGGAAGGATCAAAACAAAGGCTGTTTCTTCTCATACTGTTTGCCTCAGTGATTTACTTGTGAGTGCCCTGCTTACTTCCTTGCCCAATCGCTTTTTTTGACTTGTTTTGTTTAGTTCATTGTATGTCGTTACATTTGGGTTGTTCCATCTCTTGCAGATATCAAACTGGCGCAATTACACCTTTACTAAGATGGCTGCAGCGAGCAGGAGGTGCTGCTGCTCGTCCTCCACAGGCTCCAGCTCGCCCAGAGAATCGTGCTCCGCTAGCTGCCCAGAATGATGGCAATGTTCAACCGCCTGGTAGATATCTtaaactacactccaatattgtaCTATATCCTACTGCATCATTGCAACCACCAGATTCACCGTTTGACCATGTAGacattgtaaaaaaattttctacTGCTGCCAATCCTTAATAGAGGTTTATACTGTTAGTTTAAAGCACTTCTAAAAACTTGGATGGTATAAGAACATATAGATATTGCAAAGTAATGTTACAAATACTTAAAATAGGATGGATGTTTAGTCCACCTGTCTTGTTGATCCCTTGGTTTGTGTAATGGTGCCTCCTAGATTCCTAGTCTAATATACCAGGCTATTTTCTGATTGTCAGGCAATATTGAGAAGTTATATTTCTCATTCAAGATTTAACGGGCAGCATCTAGTGATATTTCACATTTAGCAGgcattataaaataatattcattcTTTTTGAAGTGACAATATATGTTTGTTCTTATAAAATATCATTTTGCTTCTCAGGGGGAAATCTTGCAGACCCAGCAAACAATGACCAAGCTGCAGAGAACCAGGAACCAGGGGCAGCAGCTGCTAATGAGAACCAGCAAGAAGTCGATGGAGAAGGGAACAGGCGCAATTGGCTTGGAGGCGTCTTTAAAGAGGTCCAATTGATTGTTGTAGGGTTTGTTGCATCACTTCTCCCTGGCTTTCAGCACAATGACTAGAGCTAATCCCATCACTGCCTAATCTTCCATTGGCAATGTAACTGTTTATTGTGAGATAGGCGTGAACAGAAAAATGGTACAAAGCAGCACAAAGAAGAGTTTGTTATAGAACAAAAAATGGTGGCGTTGTTAATATTGTTTTCTTCCAAGTgctattgttatattttgtttCTAATGCGGCATGAGTATATGACTTGCTGGGAGTTACCACTTTCACTATCTAGAATAATATGACTATATATGACTTGAACTTGGGTCTTTCCATGGGCAGAAGTATGTatattctgcagccgtcaacaGACCGTATGTAAAATGTGATTGAACTGTTTGTATGTGTTGGTTGTTGATTGTCATGTCCTAGCAGATATGACCGTATGAGGTTTGATTTGCTACTCACCACAAGAATCTATAATCTTCTGTTGTAAATTCTGCTAAACATGATATAGCTCGATTTTATAACATACTTTTCGCTTTCAGGACTAACACAAAGCCACCATTTTGCACTGAGCGGTGGAACATAGTGAAATGCTGTAAACTGTCCGTCTGTTGATCTTCTTGTAAAGCGTTTTCGTTGCTTTGTGCTCACTTGGAGTGCAATTGAAAGCATTGTACATGAATAGCAGTTTCGCGAGTATAAGCAGAACAAAGATTTGTCTAAACTGCTGAAAAATTGATATATGGGAGATCTCTGCGCTATACAATCTACGGACTACAATGCCTATACGCTGCATTGATTACAACCAATGTTCGACCCTCTGGTGTGCCTTTGTTGTAGAATCAGTGAATCACCAAGCAAAAATGCGCCGTGTGCTCCAAGCCTCCAAATCTGACCAAGCAGACAAATATGTAAGTAATTTGTTTTGTGCATGTAGTGGTTTTAAGATGAATGCTAATACAAATATGAATTCATGACCACTATAGTCTACACCTGAAAGCTGATGCGTTTATGAATTACGATCTCCATGTCCTGCACTTCCAATTTTCCATCTGTTCAAGTGCGCAACATGACGCCAATGCAACTCAATTCTAGTGGCTAGTGGTGATACTTCTGTCCTTTGATTATAGTCCATGCCCTGCAAAAAAATGACCCCTAGCGAATGGTTGATATCAGAATTAACAGGACTATCCGCTGATAGATATGCATGAACATGATTACTCACAGATAGATCATGTGTTACATCGATCTATCTTATTTGGAATGTTCCATGGTTGTACCTGCCTAACGCCATTTGGTGCGTAGATTACCCAGCACTAAAGAGTGGCCCCATTGGAATTATCAAAGCATATTCGGTGATGGATGGAGAGGCTCATTGCTCACCTGTAGAGCTGCTCCATTAGAACTATCAAGGCAACTTGATGATTCAAAACCATTGAGGATAGTCTAATTGTTGCATCTGCACGCTCTCGCACTTGTAGCCCAAGACCATACGGTCCACCAATACAAAATGTGAGCCTTGATGACCCCTAAAACGTTTGAAGAACACACATTACTGAAACATGGTATCCCTCAAAATTTCCAGCAGGTTTGAACTTTTAACAcaaatatgtataaaaatttATGAATCAAGGTACAGAGCGTACCGTGTTCCCAGCATCCCCGACCAGATCAGCTACCTGCTCAGACGTGACATCCTTCCCGTTTTCATCCAGCACAACCACCTAAATATGCACATCAATGTCAAACCACTAATACACAGATAACGAAAACTACAAGATGAACTACATATGATCTCTAGAATATAAGGAGGTACTGAAACATACGAAGTCTTCAGGCTTGAGCTGCAGCATCATTGCCATGTCTTCTGCCTCCACTTGCACCTTAACATCActgaaaggaaaaagaagaacagAGGTCAGCATCAGTGATCAATTTCTTAACAaaaaataactactccctccagtaaaatatatttgactTTGAGAGAACTAAACTCAATTCTACCAACGTCAATGGAATGATGTGTAAAGCTACCAATCAAAACCCTTTCTACTAATATCTAGGACTATACAATATAAACAGCGTTTGGGAATGAATATGAATCGACTATAGAGTATCCTACCTTGTGAGTTTTGGGTTGGATTTGATAAGTGTGTCCTCAATATCACAGTAGTAACCAAGCTTCTCCTTGTATTCTTCAACAATGAGCTGTGCCCCTCGAGACCTCTTCTTT is part of the Oryza glaberrima chromosome 4, OglaRS2, whole genome shotgun sequence genome and encodes:
- the LOC127771940 gene encoding putative RNA methyltransferase At5g10620 isoform X1, translated to MAVSPWSCRCGVSRFPGKSRGAPAPSSPDKRSKYSAQSVRAMPMRVLTVGKKRSRGAQLIVEEYKEKLGYYCDIEDTLIKSNPKLTSDVKVQVEAEDMAMMLQLKPEDFVVVLDENGKDVTSEQVADLVGDAGNTGSSRLTFCIGGPYGLGLQVRERADATIRLSSMVLNHQVALIVLMEQLYRAWTIIKGQKYHH
- the LOC127771940 gene encoding putative RNA methyltransferase At5g10620 isoform X2; its protein translation is MAVSPWSCRCGVSRFPGKSRGAPAPSSPDKRSKYSAQSVRAMPMRVLTVGKKRSRGAQLIVEEYKEKLGYYCDIEDTLIKSNPKLTSDVKVQVEAEDMAMMLQLKPEDFVVVLDENGKDVTSEQVADLVGDAGNTGSSRLTFCIGGPYGLGLQVRERADATIRLSSMVLNHQVALIVLMEQLYRGHFFAGHGL
- the LOC127769519 gene encoding uncharacterized protein LOC127769519; translated protein: MARLLSRTLALARADSAAVPSYGRLHVRGVSSKVEFIEIDLSSEDAPSSSSSSGVEGGGFGPREMGMRRLEDAIHGVLVRRAAPEWLPFVPGGSYWVPEMRRGVAADLVGTAVRSAIGAAWNAEAMTEEEMMCLTTMRGWPSEAYFVEGKFSHPVESSRKVATQTDEEES
- the LOC127771939 gene encoding uncharacterized protein LOC127771939 — translated: MAEADAQTQSRAHSSTAAPVAGETAGEPVGFPQNGATNGAPLMFPVMYPMLMTGMHPQQSLDDQAQGPGIYAIQQNQFMGSTLMPLTYRIPTESVGAVAGEEQAQDARQQHGPQRQVVVRRFHFAFQLDLALIIKLAAVVFLFSQEGSKQRLFLLILFASVIYLYQTGAITPLLRWLQRAGGAAARPPQAPARPENRAPLAAQNDGNVQPPGGNLADPANNDQAAENQEPGAAAANENQQEVDGEGNRRNWLGGVFKEVQLIVVGFVASLLPGFQHND
- the LOC127771940 gene encoding putative RNA methyltransferase At5g10620 isoform X3, with amino-acid sequence MAVSPWSCRCGVSRFPGKSRGAPAPSSPDKRSKYSAQSVRAMPMRVLTVGKKRSRGAQLIVEEYKEKLGYYCDIEDTLIKSNPKLTSDVKVQVEAEDMAMMLQLKPEDFVVVLDENGKDVTSEQVADLVGDAGNTGSSRLTFCIGGPYGLGLQVRERADATIRLSSMVLNHQVALIVLMEQLYR